A window of Candidatus Nitrospira allomarina genomic DNA:
TAGGATACTTGGATTGGGTCAATCAACCCAATCCCTTCCGCCGATTCGATGGCGCGCCGCTTGTTCCGCTTCCACACCTCCCACTCGACGAAGACCCGCTGTCTCCGCCATATGAATCACTCTTTCATCCGCCCTCGATCCCCTCGCAACCCATCACCCTCAACACACTTTCTCGTTTCTTTGAATATGGGTTATCACTGACGGCGTGGAAAGCCTACAACGGAACCAGCTGGGCATTGCGGAGTAATCCTTCCAGCGGCAACCTCCACCCCACCGAGGGTTATCTCTTCACGGATTCCCTGCCTCACCTTGCCGTAGAACCGGGCCTGTACCACTATGCCCCGAAGGAACATGCCCTCGAATACCGTTGGGCTCTTCCTTCCGACCCTGCCCAATCGATACTTCAAGACATGCCTTCTGAAGGATTTCTGGTAGGCCTCACATCCGTTCATTGGCGGGAAGCATGGAAATATGGAGAGCGGGCCTTTCGATACTGCCAACATGATACGGGCCATGCGATCGGCACATTGCGAATTGCCGCGGCGACCTTAGGCTGGAATCTGTTGGTGTTGAGTGGCACCTCAGACGAGACGATCGCACGGCTTCTGGGTTTGACCAGACCGCAGGATTTCCAGCAGGCAGAACGGGAATACCCGGAATTACTGGCGGCAGTCTGGCGCAGAAACCTTCAACCCCCTCCCACGCTGAATCTGGCATTCAACGATCTTGATGATACCGTGCTCACATCCGGAGAATGGAAAGGCACAGCAAACCGTTTGAGCAAAGATGAACCAGTCCTGTGGGAAATTATCGATTCGGTCACGGAGGCCTCCTGGAAATCGACTCAAGAACCCGAACGCATTGCCTTTCATGCTTCACGTGCCCTCATGAACGAAGGGAAATTGATTGAATCTGAACCCCGGGCTGGTCACATCATCCATCAACGACGAAGCGCCGTCGCATTTGACGGAAGAACCGGCCTCCCCGCCGATCGTTTTTTCACCATGGTGCAACGGATCATGCCAAGAGGAGACTTGCCTTTATCGGATCGACCCATGCCCTGGGATGCCATTCCCTGGGAGCCCACGATTCACCTCATTTTGTTCGTTCATCGTATAGATGGCCTCTCG
This region includes:
- a CDS encoding SagB/ThcOx family dehydrogenase, with product MSKQESKTALDHVKQYHEQTKHEFNRYARSLGYLDWVNQPNPFRRFDGAPLVPLPHLPLDEDPLSPPYESLFHPPSIPSQPITLNTLSRFFEYGLSLTAWKAYNGTSWALRSNPSSGNLHPTEGYLFTDSLPHLAVEPGLYHYAPKEHALEYRWALPSDPAQSILQDMPSEGFLVGLTSVHWREAWKYGERAFRYCQHDTGHAIGTLRIAAATLGWNLLVLSGTSDETIARLLGLTRPQDFQQAEREYPELLAAVWRRNLQPPPTLNLAFNDLDDTVLTSGEWKGTANRLSKDEPVLWEIIDSVTEASWKSTQEPERIAFHASRALMNEGKLIESEPRAGHIIHQRRSAVAFDGRTGLPADRFFTMVQRIMPRGDLPLSDRPMPWDAIPWEPTIHLILFVHRIDGLSPGLYWVNRNPEHRDLMFFKNAMHEQFVWSTPETCPSNLPLYLLEEGNAQNLAKQLSCGQDIAGDSAFALGMVAEFDKSLETYGPWFYKRLFWETGLIGQVLYLEAEAAGIRSTGIGCFFDDPVHRVLGIHPQTTWQSLYHFTVGGPMDDGRLTTLPPYGPHVT